GGACGAAACAGAAATGCTTCCGCATTGCATCAACTGTATTGAAAAACAATTGTACCGTAACTTTCATGTAGTGATTTGCATCAACCAACCTGAAGATTGTTGGGATATTCCGGAGAAAAAAAATATTTGCCTGAACAATAAAAAAATATTTGATTTCCTGATAAAGAAAAACAGCGAACATATTACCATTATTGATAAAACATCGAAAGGCAACGGATGGCAGGGAAATAAAAAAGGTGTTGGATGGGCACGAAAAACAATAATGGATTACATTTCAAAAAAAGCAAATAACAACGACATTATTCTAAGCCTGGATGCCGATACTGTTTTTTCTGAAAAATATTTTTCTTCAATAATTGATATATTTTCTAAAAATCAAAACGCTGCTGCTCTTTCAAACCCTTATTATCACAGACTCACAGGTTCAGAGGCAGAAGATAAAGCAATTTTGCATTACGAAATTTATATGCGTAATTATGCGATCAATTTGATGAACATTAATTCGCCTTATGCTTTTACAGCACTCGGAAGTGCAATAGCAGTAACTGTTTCGGCATACAAAGCAATTGGTGGCATGACACCAAAGCTCAGTGGGGAAGATTTTTATTTTCTTCAAAAATTAAAAAAATACGGTAACATCATTATTCATAATTCCGAAAAAGTTTTTCCTGCCGCACGTTTTTCCGACCGTGTGTTTTTCGGTACAGGTCCGGCTATGATCAAAGGAAATCAAGGCGATTGGAGCAGTTACCCTATTTATCATAATTCGCTTTTTTCTGACATAAAAAAAACTTATGATGCATTTCCTGATTTATTAACTAAATCTTTTGAGACACCGCTTACAAATTTTATCAAAGAAATTTTTAAAAAAGAAGATATTTGGGAACCGCTCAGAAAAAATTTCAATAGTGAAAAACAGTTTGTCCGAGCATGTCATGAGAAAATCGACGGGTTGCGGATTCTTCAATACTGCAAGCAAACGCAGTCGCAGCTTGACATTTCAGATGAACAATGTTTAAAAGAAAACTATTCTAAATTGTTTTCTTCAATCAAACCTATTGAAAATCCAAACGATTTTGATAACTTTGATTTCAGTAATTCTTCAGTGGAGCAATTGAACAGAATTAGAAATTATCTTGCAAACATCGAAGAAATTTTACAGGAAAGAATAAACGTTTTATGAAACTGATTGTCATTCTTGGCCCCACTGCTACAGGCAAAACAAAACTTGCTTCTGCGCTTGCCTATTGCATTTCGGGCGAAATCATCAGTGCCGATTCACGACAGGTTTTCAAACGCATGGATATTGGAACGGGCAAAGATTTGAAAGATTACATTGTTAACGAAAAAAATATTCCGCATCATCTCATAGATATATTTGAACCCGGCGAAGAATTCAGTGTTTTCGACTTTCAGAAAGAATTCATAAAAGCTTTTAACAATATTACTTCACGAAAGAAAATTCCTATTCTCTGCGGTGGCACTGGCTTATACCTCGAATCTGTTTTAAAACCTTATGTTTTTCATGATGTTCCGGAAAATAAAAAATTGAGAGAAAAGCTTGACGATAAAAGCGATGATGAATTAAAAATAATCCTTGGAAAAAAAATAAAACTTCATAATACTACCGACACCGTTAACCGCGAACGTTTATTGCGAGCACTTGAAATTGCCGAATTCCAGTCATCTCAGAAAGAAAATAATCTTGAATTTCCAAAGTTCGAACCATTCGTTTTTGGAATCAATGCTGACAGAAAAAAATTGCGTGAACAAATAACATCACGACTTCGCGAACGCATTCACTTTGGCATGCTTGAAGAAGTTGAGGCGCTTTTAAAAGAAGGAATCAAACCAGAAAGACTGAAATCATACGGCTTGGAATACAAATTTGTAACACAATATCTTTTAAATGAAATTGACATTGACACCATGTTCTCGCTTTTGAATACAGCCATTCACCAATTTGCAAAACGCCAGATGACGTGGTTCCGCCACATGGAACGCAACGGAACTAATATCCGCTGGATTGATATGGAATTGCCTCTTGATGATAAAGTAAAAATTATTATCGAACAAAGCGGGTTAAAATAATTTTGGGCTAAAGCCCAATCTTTTCAATTATTCAACCACGACCTAAAGGTCGTGGCAATTTATATAAATAACGGAACAAATTTTTTATTATTAAGGAGGCGACCTTAAGGTTACCCTCTGTATATCTGACTAACAAAAAATATTTTTCTTATACCCTTTTGTTTTATTTCCTCTTCAAAAATTGATTTATTTTTGTAAAACATTTTCAATAGATTTACAAATGCATAAATCATTATATATAAAAATATTCTTCCTTTTTTCTTTTATCATCCTAACTGCCGGAATTACTGTTACCGACATAATTGTCATCAAAGACAAAACTATTAAAGGCAACATCATGTATTATTACAAAAGAGGAGACAATGGAAAAAAAATTCTTTTAATCGGAACTGTTCACGGGAATGAAAAAATAGGCATTATTCTTTCAATAAAAATTTTGAATGAAATTTTTTCAAAAGATAAACTCGCAAATACTTTAATTTGCATACCCAGCGCTAACCCCGATGGCAATATTCTCAACACCAGGATGAATGCGAACCGTGTTGATATTAACCGCAACTTCCCTTCAAAGAACTGGATTTACGAAGATTCAGCAAAAATAAAAAGAGATAAAAAAGGCTTCTGGGGCGGGAATCAGCCTGCTTCAGAAAAAGAAACAAAATTTATTTTAAAAATCGATTCGCTGTACAACCCTGATGTGGTAATAGTTTTACACCAGTATTTCGATTTTATAAATTATGATGGCAAAGGAAAAACTCTTGCTGAATTTATATCTTTACGAACAGGAATGAGAATTGAAGATGATATGGGCTACGATACTCCCGGTTCAATGGGGAGTTATTTCGGTCATGATAAACAAAAGGAAGTTGTAACTATTGAAATGCCTGAATTTCCTGCTGATTCGCTGCAACGTGATATTGTAAAAACTTTGGTTGAAGTAGTTGAGAAAGGATATTAAAAATTTTTAATTTCGGAATTCGAATTTTAAAATTAACAATCGAGCAATAAAAATTCATGAACATAAAACAGCCAACATTAATCATTGATAAAGCCAGAAGCATTGCAAATATTAAAGCAATGTTTGAAAAGGCAAAAAAACACAACCTTATTTTTCGTCCGCATTTCAAAACACATCAAATGGCTGAAGTTGGTGAATGGTTCAGAAATGAAGGAGTTGAAGCAATAACTGTTTCTTCTGTTTCGATGGCAAAATATTTTGCTGATAACGGTTGGAAAAATATTACAATTGCTTTTCCTGCTAATATTCATGAAGCAACAGAAATAAATGCGCTTGCAAAAAAAATCGAATTAAATATTATTGCGGATAACATTTTCACCGTTCAATACCTTAATAAAAATCTCACTGACACCGTTGGCATCTTTATAGAAATTGATACCGGTCATCATCGCAGCGGAATTGAATACAACAATTTTGTAATGATAGATGAACTGCTGAAAAATATTTCCTCTTCCGGAAAGCTTGAATTTAAAGGTTTTCTAACACATTCCGGTCATTCGTATTTGGCAAAATCAAAAAATGAAATTGAAAAGATTCACAATGATGCTTTAAAAAAAATAAATTTTCTTAAGAAAAAATATTCCGGCAGTTTTCCGTCAATGCTAATATCTACGGGCGACACACCATGTTGCAGTATTTGTAATATATTTGAGGGCATTGATGAAATACGACCGGGCAACTTTGTGTTCTATGATATAATGCAATATTTTATCGGATCATGCGATTTAAGCAAAATCGCTGTATCTGTTGCCTGTCCTGTTGTTTCAATCAATAAAGAAAGAAATGAATTTATAGTTTATTGCGGCGCAATTCATCTATCGAAAGATTATGTTACTGACAACGACAACAAAAAAATATTTGGATTAGTTGTTGAATATAATGAAAACGGATGGAGTGAACCTATTGCAAACACATATGTTTCCTCATTATCGCAAGAACATGGAGTTATTAAAACAACATCTGAGTTTATCAACAAAATAAATACCGGCAGCATTATTGGAATATTGCCAACACATTCCTGTTTGTCAGTTCACCAACTAAAAGATTTTCATACGGAAGTAATAAATTAATCAATTACAGCGAATTTTCCTGATTTTACAGGAGTTCCGTCAACAGATAATTTATAGATGAATATACCTTTCTTTATACAATTATTCATTAAAACAATTTTTTCAGTAAACGGATTTGTTGTTTTGTATAAAAGATTCCCTAGTAGATCATAAATACAAAACTCAGAATTCGTATGTGTTTCAGAAGAAGAAACTATAAATTCAGTTTTATCTGAGTATGTTTTTTGATTTAGAAAAATACTTGAGGGCTTTGCATTCTCAGTGATACTGGTTGTTGCGCCTGCAAGCCAAATAGTAGCATTCACAATCAATTTTTCGTGATTGCCACTTGCATCGGTAATCCAGCCATCATAAAGCTGGTCGCCTGTATCTCCCGAACCATCATCAGCCGGTGAACTATCACCCATTGCAGCAACACGCCCACTTCCATATGTACAATAGGCAACCAAAACATTTGTAGTACCTGTTGTTGATGCACCTGTTTTAAAAACAACACCTTTCACAGAACTATTATTTGTGGTGTTTAAAGTCATTGTAGTACCATTACTCCACATCACTTTCGCTACATCGCCCATAACTCCATGTAATAATGGATCGCCGGGTAATGTTGCTATATTAGAATAAGTCCCGCTGATATCAGTATAGTCAAAATGAATTCCGAAAGGATGTGTTGTATTGGTATCCATAAAATCGTTGAAGATATGCGGAGAATCCCATCCATCGTTATTTCTGTCAGACTGGTCATGATCGGAAATCATAAACAAACCTCCACCGTTCTGAACAAAATTCAAGATTGCTGTTTTCTCAGCAGTTGTAAACCTGATATTAGGTTCATCAATAATAAATACTTTATAGTTTGATAAATCCTGCGCATTGCTTGTTGTTCCGTATGTTATTGCAACATTGTACGGGAGTGATTCAACGGTATAACCTTTTTTAACCATATCAATTCCCCACGACGAAAGAGCGCCCTGCCAATAGCTTTCGACTGTTGTGCTAGTGATACCTGATTGTGCGGGAGTTGGAATTTGTTGTGCATTTGATTCAGAGCCGGTAGTAGTAACTGTACCGCTTGAAGTGAAATACAGATTATGCTGGTCGGCATCGATTACCCAATCGCCATTGCCTGATGCTTCAGCTTTAGTAGCATCGAAAAGAATTTTAACCTGAGCATTTAAATTCAAGGCAAAAAGTAAAAAAATAAAAATGTAAAATTTCTTCATACACAATTCCATTATATATTTAACATGCAAAGATAAGTTATGAAATTCCTAATGTCCAGAAATATTAAATGTTTTTGATTTAATGCCAAGATATCTTTTTGAAAATAAGAAGATATAAAAAAAATAATATCGATAACTTAAAATTAATGTATGCAAAAAATATAAAATTATTTTTCTTTTCTGATATAGGTAAGATAGGAGTATTTAAAATCATTTTTCCCGTCAGGTTGTCCGTTTTCAGTACTGATAAGCATCCATTCATTCATGTTTATTTCTGGGAAAAAACAATCCCCTTCAAAATCTTTATCAACTTTTGTGATATATAATTTATTTGCAATAGTAAGAAACTGACCGTAAACAGAAGCTCCGCCAATAATGAAATTTTCCTGTGTGTCGTCGCATTTGTTTATAGCATCATCAATAGAATATGCCATAATGCAACCTTCAATTTGTTCGTTGGGAATATCGGTAATGACAATATTTTTACGATTAGGTAAGGGGCGGACAGGTAAGGAATAAAAAGTATTTTTTCCCATAATTACAGTACATCCTGATGTGATTTTTTTAAAACGTTTCAAATCATCGGATATATGCCATAACAGTTTGTTATCTTTTCCTATGGCATTATTTTTTGCAATAGCTACGATTATAGAAATTTTTTTATTCATTGATTTTTTTATTTTTCGCTATACCGCAACAGGTGCTTTAATATGAGGATGCGGGTCGTAATTTATCAATTCAAAATCTTCAAATTTAAATGAGAAAATATCTTTTACATCAGGGTTGATTTTCATTTGAGGCAATGATCTTACTTCTCTTGTTAACTGTAATTTTGTTTGCTCAATATGATTCAAATATAAATGGGCGTCGCCGAATGTATGGATGAAATCGCCGGGCTGTTTATTACAAACTTGCGCAATCATCAGTGTTAGCAATGCATACGAAGCAATATTAAAAGGTACTCCAATGAATATATCGGCACTTCGCTGATACAGCTGACATGAAAGTTTATTATCGGCAACATAAAACTGGAAAAGAACATGGCAGGGGGGGAGCGCCATCTTTTCCAATTCGCCGACATTCCATGCGCTTACAATTATGCGGCGGGAATCAGGATTATTTTTTATTTGATG
The window above is part of the Bacteroidales bacterium genome. Proteins encoded here:
- a CDS encoding glycosyltransferase family 2 protein, yielding MKYYPKIFISLPVMDETEMLPHCINCIEKQLYRNFHVVICINQPEDCWDIPEKKNICLNNKKIFDFLIKKNSEHITIIDKTSKGNGWQGNKKGVGWARKTIMDYISKKANNNDIILSLDADTVFSEKYFSSIIDIFSKNQNAAALSNPYYHRLTGSEAEDKAILHYEIYMRNYAINLMNINSPYAFTALGSAIAVTVSAYKAIGGMTPKLSGEDFYFLQKLKKYGNIIIHNSEKVFPAARFSDRVFFGTGPAMIKGNQGDWSSYPIYHNSLFSDIKKTYDAFPDLLTKSFETPLTNFIKEIFKKEDIWEPLRKNFNSEKQFVRACHEKIDGLRILQYCKQTQSQLDISDEQCLKENYSKLFSSIKPIENPNDFDNFDFSNSSVEQLNRIRNYLANIEEILQERINVL
- the miaA gene encoding tRNA (adenosine(37)-N6)-dimethylallyltransferase MiaA; this translates as MKLIVILGPTATGKTKLASALAYCISGEIISADSRQVFKRMDIGTGKDLKDYIVNEKNIPHHLIDIFEPGEEFSVFDFQKEFIKAFNNITSRKKIPILCGGTGLYLESVLKPYVFHDVPENKKLREKLDDKSDDELKIILGKKIKLHNTTDTVNRERLLRALEIAEFQSSQKENNLEFPKFEPFVFGINADRKKLREQITSRLRERIHFGMLEEVEALLKEGIKPERLKSYGLEYKFVTQYLLNEIDIDTMFSLLNTAIHQFAKRQMTWFRHMERNGTNIRWIDMELPLDDKVKIIIEQSGLK
- a CDS encoding DUF2817 domain-containing protein, which codes for MHKSLYIKIFFLFSFIILTAGITVTDIIVIKDKTIKGNIMYYYKRGDNGKKILLIGTVHGNEKIGIILSIKILNEIFSKDKLANTLICIPSANPDGNILNTRMNANRVDINRNFPSKNWIYEDSAKIKRDKKGFWGGNQPASEKETKFILKIDSLYNPDVVIVLHQYFDFINYDGKGKTLAEFISLRTGMRIEDDMGYDTPGSMGSYFGHDKQKEVVTIEMPEFPADSLQRDIVKTLVEVVEKGY
- a CDS encoding alanine racemase, encoding MNIKQPTLIIDKARSIANIKAMFEKAKKHNLIFRPHFKTHQMAEVGEWFRNEGVEAITVSSVSMAKYFADNGWKNITIAFPANIHEATEINALAKKIELNIIADNIFTVQYLNKNLTDTVGIFIEIDTGHHRSGIEYNNFVMIDELLKNISSSGKLEFKGFLTHSGHSYLAKSKNEIEKIHNDALKKINFLKKKYSGSFPSMLISTGDTPCCSICNIFEGIDEIRPGNFVFYDIMQYFIGSCDLSKIAVSVACPVVSINKERNEFIVYCGAIHLSKDYVTDNDNKKIFGLVVEYNENGWSEPIANTYVSSLSQEHGVIKTTSEFINKINTGSIIGILPTHSCLSVHQLKDFHTEVIN
- a CDS encoding dihydrofolate reductase, coding for MNKKISIIVAIAKNNAIGKDNKLLWHISDDLKRFKKITSGCTVIMGKNTFYSLPVRPLPNRKNIVITDIPNEQIEGCIMAYSIDDAINKCDDTQENFIIGGASVYGQFLTIANKLYITKVDKDFEGDCFFPEINMNEWMLISTENGQPDGKNDFKYSYLTYIRKEK
- a CDS encoding thymidylate synthase produces the protein MRQYLDLMEHVLNHGTKKEDRTGTGTVSVFGYQMRFNLQDGFPLLTTKKLHLRSIIHELLWFLKGETNIKYLKDNGVSIWDEWADANGDLGPVYGHQWRSWNAGDKTIDQISQIIHQIKNNPDSRRIIVSAWNVGELEKMALPPCHVLFQFYVADNKLSCQLYQRSADIFIGVPFNIASYALLTLMIAQVCNKQPGDFIHTFGDAHLYLNHIEQTKLQLTREVRSLPQMKINPDVKDIFSFKFEDFELINYDPHPHIKAPVAV